In the Burkholderia glumae LMG 2196 = ATCC 33617 genome, one interval contains:
- a CDS encoding MFS transporter codes for MRARFAGLVRIPHFVALSAAALMLGVAMSFTAPFLSLFGVEAAGMSPWVAGGFMTLIAASGVIASTWAGRWSDRHARHRPLLVASLAAAGLGFALLCRLRAQAPVIATGTLLLGAGAVSLSHIFSFARAVLPAADEAERELAAAALRTMLSVAWVFGPALGALILAQAGFFGLFLAAALGFAVCMMIVMRIPEPAARAAPAAAPARAAGAPAAAAHPTAPRAVVMRTLAALTLIGLAANATMIVLPLFLVRGLGGSPADVSAALGLAALLEIPMMLWLGVRSSRLDKARWLTGCAAVHALYFAGLAVVPHVGAVLPLQLLSAAVVAITSCLGMTRVCDMMPARPGTATAMFFSTARVGSIVSGILSGALLDLFGYRATFLCCGALALAAWGLLRAAREPGAGAANDARRARGRCDTPG; via the coding sequence ATGCGAGCCCGGTTTGCCGGCCTGGTCCGGATTCCGCATTTCGTCGCGCTGTCCGCGGCCGCGCTGATGCTGGGCGTCGCGATGTCGTTTACCGCGCCGTTTCTGTCGCTGTTCGGCGTCGAGGCGGCCGGCATGTCGCCGTGGGTCGCCGGCGGGTTCATGACACTGATCGCGGCCAGCGGCGTGATCGCGAGCACCTGGGCGGGGCGCTGGTCGGATCGCCATGCCCGCCACCGGCCCCTGCTCGTCGCGTCGCTCGCGGCCGCCGGGCTCGGCTTCGCGCTGTTGTGCCGGCTGCGCGCCCAGGCGCCCGTGATCGCCACCGGCACGCTGCTGCTGGGGGCGGGCGCCGTGTCGCTGTCGCACATCTTCTCGTTCGCCCGCGCGGTGCTGCCGGCGGCGGACGAAGCCGAGCGCGAGCTCGCCGCGGCGGCGCTGCGCACGATGCTGTCCGTGGCGTGGGTGTTCGGGCCGGCGCTCGGCGCGCTGATCCTCGCGCAAGCGGGCTTCTTCGGCCTGTTTCTTGCCGCCGCGCTCGGCTTCGCGGTGTGCATGATGATCGTGATGCGGATTCCCGAGCCGGCCGCGCGGGCCGCCCCTGCCGCAGCGCCGGCGCGCGCCGCCGGTGCGCCGGCGGCCGCGGCGCATCCCACCGCGCCGCGAGCGGTCGTCATGCGCACGCTGGCCGCACTGACGCTGATCGGCCTGGCGGCGAACGCGACGATGATCGTGCTGCCGCTGTTCCTCGTGCGCGGCCTGGGCGGCTCGCCCGCGGACGTGTCGGCCGCGCTCGGCCTGGCGGCGCTGCTGGAGATTCCGATGATGCTCTGGCTCGGAGTGCGCTCGTCCCGGCTCGACAAGGCCCGCTGGCTGACCGGCTGCGCGGCCGTGCATGCGCTCTATTTCGCCGGACTCGCGGTGGTGCCGCATGTCGGCGCGGTGCTGCCGCTCCAGTTGCTGAGCGCCGCTGTCGTCGCGATTACGTCGTGCCTCGGCATGACGCGCGTGTGCGACATGATGCCGGCGCGCCCCGGCACCGCGACCGCGATGTTCTTCAGCACCGCCCGCGTCGGGTCGATCGTGTCGGGAATCCTGTCCGGCGCGCTGCTCGACCTGTTCGGCTATCGCGCGACGTTCCTGTGCTGCGGCGCGCTGGCGCTCGCGGCATGGGGGCTGCTGCGCGCGGCCCGCGAGCCGGGCGCCGGCGCCGCGAACGATGCGCGCCGCGCGCGCGGACGCTGCGATACGCCCGGCTGA
- a CDS encoding glycoside hydrolase family 53 protein, whose translation MDRRSMLRWSLSAAALAGLDLAGAVPALAALGASAPGSFAMGADVSTLPQLEARGARFFDRNQAGDCLAIMRAHGVDSIRIKVWNDPGNPAFYPANQSDPGGYNDAAHACALARRAAALGMRVLIDFHYSDWWADPGKQYPPHAWAGKSLAETCALLSAYTTDVLRQLARVGVRPEWVQIGNEITGGMLWPLGKYDQWDNLAQLLKTGHDAVKAFDSKIKVMLHLDSGGDNAKSRWWFDNATQRGVAFDVIGLSYYPQWQGSLDDLRNNANDLAVRYGKELIVVETAYPWTTSDGDSEPNSMTNTGSTTFPPSPAGQAQFIAAVANIVKGIPGGRGKGVFWWEPEWIPTPGVGWKAGAGDQWDNNTLFDFHGNALSSLDAFRQR comes from the coding sequence ATGGACAGACGATCGATGTTGCGCTGGAGCCTCTCGGCCGCGGCGCTCGCCGGCCTTGATCTCGCCGGCGCGGTGCCGGCACTTGCCGCGCTGGGCGCGTCGGCACCCGGCTCGTTCGCGATGGGCGCGGACGTGTCGACACTGCCGCAGCTCGAGGCGCGCGGCGCGCGCTTCTTCGACCGCAACCAGGCGGGCGACTGCCTCGCGATCATGCGCGCGCACGGTGTCGATTCGATCCGCATCAAGGTATGGAACGACCCCGGCAATCCGGCCTTCTACCCCGCCAACCAGAGCGATCCGGGTGGCTACAACGACGCCGCGCACGCATGCGCGCTCGCGCGGCGCGCGGCCGCCCTCGGCATGCGCGTGCTGATCGACTTCCACTACAGCGACTGGTGGGCCGACCCGGGCAAGCAGTATCCGCCGCACGCCTGGGCGGGCAAGAGCCTCGCCGAAACCTGCGCACTGCTTTCCGCCTACACGACCGACGTGCTGCGCCAGCTGGCGCGGGTCGGCGTGCGTCCCGAATGGGTGCAGATCGGCAACGAAATCACGGGCGGCATGCTGTGGCCGCTCGGCAAGTACGACCAGTGGGACAACCTCGCGCAACTGCTGAAGACCGGGCACGACGCCGTCAAGGCATTCGATTCGAAGATCAAGGTGATGCTGCATCTCGACAGCGGCGGCGACAACGCGAAGAGCCGCTGGTGGTTCGACAACGCGACCCAGCGCGGTGTCGCATTCGACGTGATCGGCCTGTCGTACTACCCGCAATGGCAAGGCTCGCTGGACGACCTGCGCAACAACGCGAACGATCTCGCCGTGCGCTACGGCAAGGAGCTGATCGTGGTCGAGACGGCCTATCCGTGGACCACCAGCGACGGCGACAGCGAACCGAACTCGATGACGAACACCGGCTCGACGACGTTCCCGCCGTCGCCCGCCGGGCAGGCGCAGTTCATCGCCGCGGTGGCCAACATCGTGAAGGGCATCCCGGGCGGGCGCGGCAAGGGCGTGTTCTGGTGGGAGCCGGAATGGATTCCGACGCCAGGCGTGGGCTGGAAGGCCGGTGCCGGCGACCAGTGGGACAACAACACGCTGTTCGACTTCCACGGCAACGCGCTCTCGTCACTGGATGCGTTCCGGCAGCGCTGA
- a CDS encoding carbohydrate ABC transporter permease has protein sequence MYPMPVSRWSRPSRWLYGVSLPCALALWLTPLMAVLVTSIRSSDELAAGHYWSWPQHFALLDNYGTALTQTPMLHYFANSILITVPSVVASILLASLAGHALANYRFRGNAVLLGLFVAGNFVPIQILMIPVRQLMLGIGLYNTVWALVLFHTAFQTGFCTLFLRNFIRELPFELIEAARVEGASEWTIYLRVVLPLVRPALAALAILVFTFVWNDYFWALCLTQGDDAAPITVGVAALRGQWTTAWNLVSAGSVLAALPSVAMFFAMQKHFVAGLTFGATKG, from the coding sequence ATGTATCCCATGCCCGTTTCCCGCTGGAGCCGGCCGTCGCGCTGGCTCTATGGCGTGTCCCTGCCCTGCGCGCTCGCGCTGTGGCTCACGCCGCTGATGGCCGTGCTGGTCACCTCGATCCGCTCCAGCGACGAGCTGGCGGCCGGCCACTACTGGTCCTGGCCGCAGCACTTCGCGCTGCTCGACAACTACGGCACCGCGCTGACCCAGACGCCGATGCTCCATTACTTCGCGAACAGCATCCTGATCACCGTGCCGTCGGTGGTCGCGTCGATCCTGCTCGCCTCGCTGGCCGGGCACGCGCTCGCCAACTACCGGTTCCGCGGCAACGCGGTGCTGCTCGGGCTGTTCGTCGCCGGCAACTTCGTGCCGATCCAGATCCTGATGATCCCGGTGCGGCAGCTCATGCTCGGCATCGGCCTCTACAACACGGTATGGGCGCTGGTGCTGTTCCATACCGCGTTCCAGACCGGCTTTTGCACGCTGTTCCTGCGCAACTTCATTCGCGAGCTGCCGTTCGAGCTGATCGAGGCCGCGCGCGTGGAAGGCGCGAGCGAATGGACGATCTACCTGCGCGTCGTGCTGCCGCTGGTGCGGCCCGCCCTCGCGGCGCTCGCGATTCTGGTGTTCACCTTCGTCTGGAACGACTACTTCTGGGCACTGTGCCTGACCCAGGGCGACGATGCCGCGCCGATCACGGTGGGCGTCGCCGCGCTGAGAGGGCAATGGACCACCGCGTGGAACCTGGTGTCGGCCGGCTCGGTGCTGGCCGCGCTGCCGTCGGTCGCGATGTTCTTCGCGATGCAGAAACACTTCGTCGCCGGCCTGACGTTCGGCGCGACCAAAGGATGA
- a CDS encoding beta-galactosidase yields the protein MRLGVCYYPEQWPREQWASDARRMAELGLGCVRIAEFAWSRMEPEPQRYCWDWLDEAIDTLARHGLRIVLGTPTASPPKWLVERHPEILPVGADGQAWQFGSRRHYDVSSEVYREHCLRIVDAMARRYGNHPAVIAWQTDNELGCHNTLPSYTRAALAGFRRWLAARYGEIATLNRAWGNVFWSMEYRSFDEIELPRHTPTDANPAHRLDFMRFQSDEVARFHALQVERIRAHSPGRDVLHNFMGFFTEFDHYAFARAGLDVAGWDSYPVPRTEVLPLDEGDKRRWARTGHPDVSAFSHDLYRAIGRGRMWVMEQQAGPVNWGPYNPVPHAGAVRLWTWEAFAHGAELVSYFRWRQYPHAQEQLHSGLNTPDDRLSAGGREVARVAAELATLDPALTNARPAPARVALLFDYEADWMIRIQPHGADFDYQQHVFDWYRALRELGLDVDLVAASADLDGYALVVAPSLPVVPDGLVEQVKRGAGHWLFGPRSGSRTAEFAIVPGLAPGPLREVLPARIEQVESLRPSLAPRVSIDGVEGHAVKWRDHIEDSGEVEVLASFDDGVPALVAHGRVMYAPACFDPTVLRAVIVRSVRAAGLPVQALPEGLRLRRRGRLTFALNYGATPVPAPAPVNATFVLGGPVIGAVDAAAWIVPG from the coding sequence ATGCGCCTTGGCGTCTGCTATTACCCCGAGCAGTGGCCGCGCGAACAATGGGCGAGCGATGCGCGTCGCATGGCCGAGCTTGGCCTGGGCTGCGTGCGGATCGCCGAATTCGCATGGAGCCGCATGGAGCCGGAGCCGCAGCGCTACTGCTGGGACTGGCTCGACGAGGCGATCGACACGCTCGCGCGGCATGGCCTGCGGATCGTGCTCGGCACGCCGACCGCCTCGCCGCCGAAGTGGCTCGTCGAACGCCATCCCGAGATCCTGCCGGTCGGCGCGGACGGGCAGGCCTGGCAGTTCGGCTCGCGCCGCCATTACGACGTGTCGAGCGAGGTCTATCGCGAACACTGCCTGCGCATCGTCGACGCGATGGCGCGCCGCTACGGCAACCATCCGGCCGTGATCGCATGGCAGACCGACAACGAGCTGGGCTGCCACAACACGCTGCCGAGCTACACGCGCGCCGCGCTGGCCGGCTTCCGGCGCTGGCTCGCCGCGCGCTACGGCGAGATCGCGACGCTGAACCGCGCGTGGGGCAACGTGTTCTGGAGCATGGAGTACCGCAGCTTCGACGAGATCGAGCTGCCTCGGCACACGCCGACCGATGCCAATCCGGCGCATCGGCTCGATTTCATGCGCTTCCAGTCGGACGAGGTCGCGCGGTTCCATGCGCTGCAGGTCGAACGGATTCGCGCGCATTCGCCGGGCCGCGACGTGCTGCACAACTTCATGGGTTTCTTCACGGAATTCGATCACTACGCGTTCGCCCGCGCCGGCCTCGACGTCGCCGGGTGGGACAGCTATCCGGTGCCGCGCACCGAGGTGCTGCCGCTCGACGAAGGCGACAAGCGGCGCTGGGCGCGCACCGGGCATCCGGACGTGTCGGCGTTCTCGCATGACCTGTATCGCGCGATCGGCCGCGGGCGGATGTGGGTGATGGAGCAGCAGGCCGGCCCCGTGAACTGGGGGCCGTACAATCCCGTGCCGCACGCGGGCGCGGTGCGGCTGTGGACCTGGGAGGCGTTCGCGCACGGTGCGGAACTCGTGTCGTATTTCCGCTGGCGGCAATATCCGCATGCGCAGGAGCAACTGCATTCGGGGCTGAATACGCCGGACGACCGGCTGTCCGCCGGCGGGCGCGAAGTCGCACGGGTCGCCGCCGAACTCGCGACGCTCGATCCGGCGCTGACGAACGCTCGCCCGGCGCCCGCGCGCGTGGCCCTGCTGTTCGACTACGAAGCCGACTGGATGATCCGGATTCAGCCGCACGGCGCCGATTTCGATTATCAGCAGCATGTGTTCGACTGGTATCGGGCGCTGCGCGAGCTGGGGCTCGACGTCGATCTGGTCGCGGCGAGCGCGGACCTGGACGGCTATGCGCTGGTCGTGGCGCCGAGCCTGCCGGTCGTGCCGGACGGCCTGGTCGAGCAGGTCAAGCGCGGCGCCGGGCACTGGCTGTTCGGCCCGCGCAGCGGCTCCCGGACCGCCGAGTTCGCGATCGTGCCGGGGCTCGCGCCCGGCCCGCTGAGGGAGGTGTTGCCGGCCCGGATCGAACAGGTCGAATCGCTGCGGCCGTCGCTGGCGCCACGCGTGAGCATCGACGGGGTGGAGGGGCATGCCGTCAAATGGCGCGACCACATCGAGGACAGCGGCGAGGTCGAGGTGCTCGCGTCCTTCGACGACGGCGTGCCGGCACTCGTCGCGCATGGCCGCGTGATGTACGCGCCGGCCTGTTTCGATCCGACCGTGCTGCGTGCGGTGATCGTGCGCAGCGTGCGCGCGGCCGGGCTGCCGGTGCAGGCCTTGCCGGAGGGCCTGCGGCTGCGCCGGCGCGGCCGCCTGACGTTCGCGCTCAACTACGGCGCAACGCCGGTGCCGGCGCCCGCGCCGGTGAACGCGACCTTCGTGCTGGGCGGGCCGGTGATCGGCGCGGTCGACGCCGCGGCCTGGATCGTGCCGGGCTGA